A genome region from Alteripontixanthobacter maritimus includes the following:
- a CDS encoding YidH family protein encodes MTNNKNSSNDLAEKRTDMAEDRTDWAEDRTIQATERTFAGWLRTAFAAIGIGLGFRAVFGEFEPPWLAQAIATGFIVMGGIVAFTAQQRACASLAHLSTHAIRAPATRHMRILSYCVTAAAVVLVVALWWLHEPTQSGTA; translated from the coding sequence GTGACCAATAACAAAAACAGCAGCAACGATCTTGCTGAAAAGCGCACCGATATGGCGGAAGATCGGACCGACTGGGCCGAAGACCGCACAATTCAGGCGACCGAGCGCACATTTGCCGGATGGTTGAGAACGGCTTTCGCTGCCATCGGGATTGGCCTTGGCTTCCGTGCCGTATTCGGCGAGTTCGAACCGCCATGGTTGGCACAGGCCATTGCGACTGGATTTATCGTCATGGGCGGCATTGTTGCCTTTACTGCCCAGCAGCGCGCTTGTGCGAGCTTGGCGCATTTATCGACCCACGCCATTCGGGCCCCTGCAACACGCCATATGCGCATTCTCAGTTATTGTGTAACAGCGGCGGCGGTCGTTCTGGTCGTCGCGCTTTGGTGGTTGCACGAACCGACGCAAAGCGGGACCGCCTAA
- a CDS encoding 3-hydroxyacyl-CoA dehydrogenase family protein, translating to MKKIAIIGAGQMGRGIAQTVAARGMDVLLADIDLPTAQQAHGDIESALGKLVGRGKIEIADAETTLSRITPVGDYEQMDSADLIIEAATEREEIKLAIFEKAGKKLADDAIMASNTSSIPITRMANAAPDPARFIGLHFFNPVPVMGLIEVIPGLATSPETTQTTVEFAESLGKEVVLSQDEPGFVVNRILLPMINEAVFVLGQSTASIEDIDKGCRLGLNHPMGPLQLADFVGLDTCYEIIQVLYNTTGDSKYRPAPLLVKYVEAGWLGRKTGRGFYDYTGELPVPTR from the coding sequence ATGAAAAAGATCGCCATTATCGGTGCGGGCCAAATGGGCCGCGGCATCGCGCAAACCGTGGCTGCGCGCGGTATGGATGTGCTGCTGGCGGATATCGATCTTCCCACGGCGCAACAGGCACATGGCGACATCGAAAGCGCGCTGGGCAAGCTGGTCGGGCGCGGCAAGATCGAGATTGCGGACGCCGAAACAACCCTATCGCGCATCACGCCCGTGGGCGATTACGAGCAGATGGACAGCGCGGACCTGATTATCGAAGCCGCGACTGAGCGGGAGGAGATAAAACTCGCGATCTTCGAAAAGGCTGGCAAGAAGTTGGCCGACGATGCGATCATGGCGAGCAACACCAGCTCCATCCCGATCACCCGCATGGCCAATGCCGCCCCCGATCCGGCCCGGTTTATCGGACTGCACTTCTTCAACCCGGTGCCCGTTATGGGTCTGATCGAGGTCATTCCCGGCCTCGCGACCTCGCCTGAAACGACCCAGACCACCGTCGAATTTGCCGAAAGTCTGGGCAAGGAAGTGGTGCTGAGCCAAGACGAACCCGGCTTTGTCGTGAACCGTATCCTGCTGCCGATGATCAACGAGGCGGTGTTCGTGCTGGGCCAATCGACCGCTAGTATCGAAGATATCGACAAGGGGTGCCGGCTGGGCCTCAACCATCCGATGGGTCCGCTACAACTAGCGGATTTCGTAGGGCTGGATACGTGTTATGAGATCATCCAGGTGCTTTACAACACTACCGGCGACAGCAAATACCGGCCCGCGCCGCTGCTGGTGAAATATGTCGAAGCAGGCTGGCTGGGCCGCAAGACGGGCCGCGGTTTCTACGATTATACAGGCGAGCTGCCGGTACCGACACGGTAA
- the mutS gene encoding DNA mismatch repair protein MutS, producing the protein MARPEPTKLTPMMAQYHALKAEASKDGDDHLLFYRMGDFFELFFDDARKAAAVLDIALTSRGEKDGEPIPMCGVPVHSAEGYLARLIRAGCRVAIAEQTETPAEAKARAKAEGTPVSKALVARDIVRFVTAGTLTEDALLESRRANVLAAVCEVRGTFGLAACDISTGRMELEECEESAVDAALARLGASEIVAPDDMRAASPEHIARPKSDFSSDAGEDRLKAIHGVHTLDGFGQFTRPMLAAAAGLIAYLDHAGRGKLPLLLPPVSRSSAAHLAMDAATRASLEVLEAQSGGRAGSLVHAIDRCVTGAGARQLAEDLSAPLRDRPAIEARLTLVAWLRGDPLLRGDLRGMLRSLPDIGRALGRVVAARGSPRDLGQIRDGLSEARRICDVLATKPDRPALLETLMPQMTGHGALTDRLSRALIATPPTLRDTGGFIAEGYDAALDELREMSGNSRRAIAAMEARYRTETGVDRLKIKHNGVLGYFIEVPAKHGDALMAPDSGFTHRQTMAGAVRFNSVALHEEAARIAEAGSHALAAEEAHFEELCGMVSEARIAIAATADAMARIDVAAGQAERAAEGEWCKPDLLDDAPCLEISGGRHPVVEAALAEGGDRFVVNDCQLGPDDRLWLVGGPNMGGKSTFLRQNALIVLLAQAGGFVPAASATIGIVDRLFSRVGASDNLARGRSTFMVEMVETAAILSQATEQSFVILDEVGRGTSTYDGLALAWAVAEAVHETNRCRCLFATHYHELARLAETCPALSLHHVRAREWKGDLVLLHELAKGPADRSYGLAVARLAGVPDPVVNRAKSVLAKLEKGRAETGGLAAGLGDLPLFAIAAEAEQEECDILRERLDTLDIDALSPRDALEILYELKREAAATDN; encoded by the coding sequence ATGGCCCGGCCCGAACCCACCAAGCTTACCCCGATGATGGCGCAATACCATGCGCTGAAGGCGGAGGCATCGAAGGACGGCGACGATCACCTGCTGTTCTACCGGATGGGCGATTTTTTCGAACTGTTCTTCGACGATGCGCGCAAGGCCGCGGCGGTGCTGGATATCGCGCTTACCAGCCGGGGGGAGAAGGATGGCGAACCGATCCCGATGTGCGGGGTGCCGGTGCATTCGGCGGAAGGCTACCTCGCCCGTCTGATCCGCGCCGGTTGCCGGGTGGCGATTGCCGAACAGACCGAAACGCCTGCCGAGGCAAAAGCGCGTGCCAAGGCCGAAGGGACCCCTGTGTCCAAGGCATTGGTGGCGCGCGACATCGTACGGTTCGTGACGGCAGGCACGCTGACGGAAGACGCGCTGCTGGAATCGCGCCGCGCCAACGTGCTGGCTGCAGTGTGCGAAGTGCGCGGCACATTCGGCCTCGCGGCCTGCGATATCTCAACCGGCCGGATGGAGCTGGAAGAATGCGAAGAAAGCGCAGTCGACGCAGCACTGGCGCGGCTTGGCGCAAGCGAGATTGTCGCGCCGGACGACATGCGTGCCGCGTCCCCCGAACATATCGCTCGCCCGAAATCGGATTTCTCTAGCGATGCAGGTGAGGATCGGTTGAAGGCGATCCACGGTGTGCACACGCTGGACGGGTTCGGCCAGTTCACCCGCCCGATGCTGGCCGCGGCAGCCGGACTGATTGCTTATCTCGACCATGCCGGGCGCGGGAAGCTGCCACTGCTACTGCCACCCGTCTCCCGCTCCAGCGCCGCACATCTTGCGATGGATGCAGCGACACGGGCCAGCCTGGAAGTTCTGGAAGCGCAATCGGGCGGGCGGGCCGGCAGTCTGGTCCATGCGATCGACCGCTGCGTGACGGGCGCAGGTGCCCGGCAATTGGCGGAAGACCTGTCGGCACCGTTGCGCGACCGTCCGGCAATCGAGGCGCGGCTCACACTGGTGGCATGGCTCCGTGGCGATCCGCTGCTGCGCGGCGACTTGCGCGGCATGCTTCGCAGCCTGCCCGATATCGGGCGCGCGCTGGGCCGGGTGGTGGCGGCACGTGGCAGTCCGCGCGATCTTGGCCAGATCCGCGATGGCCTGTCGGAAGCACGCCGCATTTGCGATGTGCTGGCAACAAAGCCGGACCGGCCCGCTTTGCTGGAAACCCTGATGCCGCAAATGACCGGTCATGGCGCGCTGACTGACCGTTTATCCCGCGCTTTGATCGCTACGCCGCCAACCTTGCGCGATACAGGCGGTTTCATCGCGGAAGGCTATGACGCGGCCCTCGACGAGTTGCGGGAGATGTCGGGCAATTCCCGCCGCGCCATCGCCGCCATGGAAGCCCGCTACCGCACCGAAACCGGCGTCGACCGGTTGAAGATCAAGCACAATGGCGTGCTCGGATATTTCATCGAAGTGCCCGCCAAACATGGTGATGCGTTGATGGCGCCCGATAGCGGCTTCACCCATCGCCAGACGATGGCAGGCGCAGTGCGCTTCAACTCGGTAGCCCTGCACGAGGAAGCCGCCCGCATAGCCGAAGCGGGCAGTCACGCCCTGGCTGCCGAAGAAGCACATTTCGAGGAGCTGTGCGGCATGGTGAGCGAGGCGCGGATCGCCATTGCCGCGACCGCCGATGCCATGGCGCGCATCGACGTGGCAGCGGGGCAGGCAGAACGCGCGGCGGAAGGCGAATGGTGCAAGCCCGATCTGCTGGACGACGCACCCTGCCTGGAAATTAGCGGCGGTCGTCATCCGGTGGTGGAGGCGGCACTGGCGGAAGGCGGGGACCGGTTCGTGGTCAATGACTGCCAGCTTGGTCCGGATGACCGGCTATGGTTGGTCGGCGGGCCGAATATGGGCGGCAAATCTACGTTTCTGCGGCAGAATGCGCTGATTGTGTTGCTCGCGCAGGCGGGCGGTTTCGTGCCAGCCGCTTCCGCCACGATCGGAATTGTCGACCGCCTGTTCAGCCGCGTCGGCGCATCGGACAATCTGGCGCGCGGACGTTCCACCTTCATGGTCGAGATGGTGGAAACCGCCGCGATCCTGTCGCAGGCGACCGAGCAAAGCTTCGTCATCCTGGACGAGGTGGGGCGCGGTACATCCACCTATGACGGGCTGGCGCTTGCCTGGGCAGTGGCCGAGGCGGTGCATGAGACCAATCGCTGCCGCTGCCTGTTTGCCACGCACTATCATGAATTGGCGCGATTGGCGGAAACCTGCCCAGCGCTGTCGCTGCACCATGTGCGCGCCCGGGAATGGAAGGGCGACCTCGTGCTGCTGCACGAACTGGCGAAGGGACCTGCGGATCGCAGCTACGGCCTCGCCGTGGCGCGGCTGGCAGGCGTGCCGGATCCGGTGGTAAATCGCGCAAAATCGGTCCTCGCCAAGTTGGAGAAGGGCCGCGCGGAAACCGGCGGCCTGGCAGCCGGGCTCGGCGATCTGCCATTGTTCGCCATCGCGGCAGAAGCAGAACAGGAAGAATGCGATATCTTGCGCGAGCGGCTCGATACGCTGGATATCGATGCGCTGTCGCCGCGCGATGCGCTGGAAATCCTGTATGAACTCAAGCGGGAAGCAGCGGCTACCGATAATTAA